The Heyndrickxia acidicola sequence CAAGAGTAAGAGAGGCAGCACAATATATCCCATTAGAGCGCCTTTGCCTTAGCCCCCAATGTGGATTTGCTTCTACCCACCATGGCAATAAGTTAACAGAAGAACAACAATGGAACAAACTCAAATTTATTGTTGAGATTTCCAAAGAGATTTGGGGGTGAATAATGTAGAAAAGCGCAAGCTCCTTGCTCTTCGGCGTGCGGATTTCTGCTACCGATAGGTACTGGAGCTGGACAGAAACTACATTAGTTCTATACGTTAGTGATTAAAATTTTTTTCCTTCTTCAAACAAAATAGCCCCCTATTATGAGGGGAGCTATTTTGCATATACTAATAGAAGAAAAGTGGATCCAAAAAAAATCTATTAAAGAAATGGCCTTATATCCTCCCAGGCTAAAACCAATTCATTAAGTTTTTCCCCTCCAATGTCCACCACTTCCAAGTCTATCTTCTTTGCTCCGAGAGACTCATAAAAATTCTTCGAAGGATTGCCTTCTAACACCATAACTATCATGCTTTTAATATGATTCTGATGCAAATGCTCTATAACTGCCTTTACCAGTAGCTTGCCAAGGCCTTGTCTTTGACATTCTTTTAAAAGATAAATAGCATATAATTCACCCTCATACTCTGGATGATATTTTTTACTCCTTTCCTTCCCTCCGGATGCAAAGCCCACAATTCTGCCACTCTCTTGTTCAGCCACAAATATTCCTCCATTTGGAATAGCATTCAACCACATTTCTTCCCTGGTTTCATACTTAAGGCTATCAAGATAATCTTGAGGAACAATTTTTTGGTAGGTCGTTTTCCAGCTATCTACATGCACCCGGGCTATACCCGCAGCGTCGGCTAATACTGCCTTTCTAATAATCATCTACACACCCCTCAAGAAACAAAAGCAATTTGCATTTCCATTGCCTTTTTAAACCCGTATTTTTTTTATGACTTTGTAAGCAATAGTGAAACACAAATACATTCGCTAAAAAACAATCAAAATCCTCTAAACACAAAAGTATAGTTACTGACTTTGTTGTTTTTTCTTATTCAAGTGAAACTCTTTTTTCTCACGCCTTTTACCTCAGCAGAAAGGTTATAGTAAAGAAAAGAAGCAAAAAAACGAGCAGCTTTCAACTAATTTAAAGAGCCTA is a genomic window containing:
- a CDS encoding GNAT family N-acetyltransferase; amino-acid sequence: MIIRKAVLADAAGIARVHVDSWKTTYQKIVPQDYLDSLKYETREEMWLNAIPNGGIFVAEQESGRIVGFASGGKERSKKYHPEYEGELYAIYLLKECQRQGLGKLLVKAVIEHLHQNHIKSMIVMVLEGNPSKNFYESLGAKKIDLEVVDIGGEKLNELVLAWEDIRPFL